Below is a window of candidate division WOR-3 bacterium DNA.
GCGTAAGGTATCTGTTCACAAAAACGGACGAGTATATCGGACACGAGAAGAATTTTTAAAGATCTGTCCATTTTTCTGAGGAGTATAAAAGGACGGCTTTTCTGCTCATTTTTAAGCTCTTCTCTTTTATCTTCTATCAGCATTTGCTGGAATACAGCGGCGACGACAGCCATGAAGGCGGCGGCCACGAAAGCCATCCGCACTCCGTTAACTTCGCCCCAGCAGACTATGAAAAATCCTCCGATCAGCGGACCCAGAGCCATAGGTATCCTTCTGACCAGAGAATGCATGGAAACTCCCATAATTCTTTTGTTCTTCGGAAGGACGACAGATACGAGGCTCATCGAAGCGGGAAGTGAAATAGCCGTCCACGAAAGAAAAAGAACCGAACCGGCCAGGACCGAATACCATGTCGGGATCAGAATAACGACGGCAAATCCCGCGATTGTCATTATGTTGAAAACCAGGAGAGCACGTTTGAATCCTATTTTGTCAGAGAGATATCCGCCGGGCAGCGAGTAAAGAGCGGAGAGAAGGTTGTCCATTCCATTGAGGACGCCGACCGAGATAATCCCGCCGCCTAAAGCCAAAAGATATATCGGAAGAAATCTTTCAGCCATTTTCTCTCCTATGCCTACGAGTATGACCATAACGAGCATGCCGGTCATACTTTTGGAAAGACCGAGAAAAACGGCCGTCTTACGAAGTTCGATTTTCAATTACAATTTGCCGAATAAAGAGATCTTAATTTCTTCGAGAGGAGACTTTGCCTCCGACCACACTCTTTCAAGCGCTTTCATCATTTCATCCACCGTAAAGCCTTCTGAAACTGTTTTATTTCCCTCTTTCCCCATTTTGACGCGCTGTGTTGCGTCGTCAATGAGTTTAATAATTTTATCAGC
It encodes the following:
- a CDS encoding MFS transporter; amino-acid sequence: MTGMLVMVILVGIGEKMAERFLPIYLLALGGGIISVGVLNGMDNLLSALYSLPGGYLSDKIGFKRALLVFNIMTIAGFAVVILIPTWYSVLAGSVLFLSWTAISLPASMSLVSVVLPKNKRIMGVSMHSLVRRIPMALGPLIGGFFIVCWGEVNGVRMAFVAAAFMAVVAAVFQQMLIEDKREELKNEQKSRPFILLRKMDRSLKILLVSDILVRFCEQIPYAFVVIWVMKTIPDPISAFQFGILTVVEMATAMIIYIPVAYFADRNRKKPFVAATFAIFTAFPVVMSFSTSFWACAAAFVLRGMKEFGEPTRKALIMELSPEGQKAASFGLYYLIRDVFVSIAAFGGAFLWQVSPYANFSAAALFGVAGTLWFLLFGKDV